Proteins encoded in a region of the Neoarius graeffei isolate fNeoGra1 chromosome 3, fNeoGra1.pri, whole genome shotgun sequence genome:
- the LOC132883516 gene encoding uncharacterized protein LOC132883516, whose amino-acid sequence MAENETVVNIFPGKTILWTLLFLFCCLLCAAGDETVTLQEVEGTTITLHTGITGIQSDAQILWFYGPEKGEEKTLISQVFKGETVTEISERFKERLQLDRISGALTIRNISRNLSGVYLLQVITPCLSSRTFSVSVYAPVSAPVIRNQRGNRSVSSTEPCFLLCCVENGEDVKLSWYGENERINITNNTDLSVPLNLTLQIQHPENNRNSYICVSANPAINKTTSLNITQFCNL is encoded by the exons ATGGCTGAAAATGAAACTGTGGTGAATATTTTCCCAGGAAAAACTATTCTCTGGACTCTTCTTTTCCTGTTTTGCT GTTTACTGTGTGCAGCTGGAGACGAGACGGTCACACTGCAGGAAGTGGAAGGAACCACTATAACTCTCCATACTGGGATAACTGGAATTCAGAGTGATGCTCAGATTCTGTGGTTTTATGGACCTGAGAAAGGAGAGGAAAAGACACTGATCAGTCAGGTGTTTAAAGGAGAAACTGTGACAGAAATCAGTGAGAGATTTAAAGAGCGACTGCAGCTGGACAGAATCAGTGGAGCTTTAACCATCAGGAACATCAGCAGAAACCTTTCTGGAGTTTATTTATTACAAGTTATTACTCCATGTCTCTCATCCAGGACTTTCAGTGTCAGTGTTTATG CTCCAGTATCAGCTCCAGTAATCAGAAATCAAAGAGGAAACCGAAGCGTGTCTTCTACAGAGCCGTGTTTcctcctgtgctgtgtggagaatGGAGAAGATGTGAAGTTATCCTGGTACGGAGAGAATGAGAGAATCAACATCACCAATAACACAGATCTCAGTGTTCCCCTCAATCTCACACTTCAGATACAACACCCAGAGAATAACAGGAACTCTTATATCTGTGTGTCTGCAAACCCTGCCATCAATAAAACAACTTCTCTCAACATCACACAGTTCTGTAATTTATAA